DNA sequence from the Actinomycetota bacterium genome:
CGGTAGATCCAGCGGCCCCGGCGGCTGAAGGCCAGCGGAGTCATGCCCCGCAGGTCCAGCTCGCCCAGGCTTTTGTCGTCGGCCGGAGACGATTCCATCACAGTCACCCGCATCACGACGTCCTCGGCGGCCCCCAGGGCCTCGGCGATGACCGGGTGGAGCTCCTCGTCCCGCTCGATAAGCCACACCATCGCCTGGGCCGCGTCCCCGATGCCCTCCGACGCCACCGCCAGGTGCATCAAGCCCCTCAGCGCCGGGCGGTTGCGGGACTCCGCCGCGGCATCCAGCACCCAGGACTCGATGCTCTCCCTCATGTCGTCCAGCCGGTCCTCCAACCGGACCACCTCGGCGGCCAGGCCCCGGTCGTCCAGCAGGACCGCGGCGTACGCCAGGCCAACGGCGGCCTCGGCCAGGTCCTTCATGTCCACGACCTCGTCGACCGCCTTGTCCAGCTCCCAGAAGTTCTGCTCGTCGTCGACCGGCGCCGGCTTGGCGGGCATTCCCGCCAGGCGCCTCAACTGCGGCAGCCCCTCCGGGTGCGCCCTCACGACCAGGATGTCATTGCCCTGCAACACGCCCTCGTCCGCCGGGTCGAACAGCCACCGGGTCCCCCGGCGGATGGCAATCAAGCGGACCTCCTCGACGGCGTTCTCCAGGTCGTCGACGCTGCGGCCCTGCAGCTCGCTGCCGTCCTGCACCTGGATGCGGTCGATGACCTCGTCGGCCTGTGTCAGGTCGGTCATCAACTCTTTGGGGATGCCGAGGTCGTCCAGCACGATCTTGGCGATGTCGACCGCGTTGTTGCCGATCATCTCGATCGAGCTCATCACCTGGAGCAGCGACGCCAGCCCGGCGGCGTCCTGCGGCGACCGGGATGCGATCAGGCAGACCTCGCGCATGCGGTGGACCAGGCGACTGAGCTCCTCCTCGAGCTCCAGCACCTCGCCGGAAAGCTCTCGGTCGGCGTAGAACAGTCCGGCGTAGGC
Encoded proteins:
- a CDS encoding TrkA C-terminal domain-containing protein, producing MNERPRTLKAMLAEAKDTSELMLDLAYAGLFYADRELSGEVLELEEELSRLVHRMREVCLIASRSPQDAAGLASLLQVMSSIEMIGNNAVDIAKIVLDDLGIPKELMTDLTQADEVIDRIQVQDGSELQGRSVDDLENAVEEVRLIAIRRGTRWLFDPADEGVLQGNDILVVRAHPEGLPQLRRLAGMPAKPAPVDDEQNFWELDKAVDEVVDMKDLAEAAVGLAYAAVLLDDRGLAAEVVRLEDRLDDMRESIESWVLDAAAESRNRPALRGLMHLAVASEGIGDAAQAMVWLIERDEELHPVIAEALGAAEDVVMRVTVMESSPADDKSLGELDLRGMTPLAFSRRGRWIYRPRGRTMLQAGDWLILIGPQDTVEHLEWMFGDQEGET